In a genomic window of Coregonus clupeaformis isolate EN_2021a chromosome 27, ASM2061545v1, whole genome shotgun sequence:
- the LOC121541397 gene encoding talin-1-like isoform X1, whose translation MLQLKNSAKVMMTNVTSLLKTVKAVEDEATKGTRGLEATIEHIKQELAVFSFGDPPLKTSTPEDFIRVTKGITLATTKAVAAGNSCRQEDVMATANLSRRAIADMLHSCKQAAYHPEVSKEVQSRALRYGNECAVGYLGLLEHVLVVGACPAIAVDDGQWSQGLISAVSVTFIPKPVDDN comes from the exons GTGATGATGACCAATGTGACGTCGCTCCTGAAGACTGTGAAGGCGGTGGAAGACGAGGCCACCAAGGGCACACGGGGGCTGGAGGCCActatcgaacacatcaaacagGAACTGGCT GTGTTCAGCTTTGGTGATCCTCCCCTCAAGACGTCCACTCCCGAGGATTTTATCCGCGTGACCAAAGGCATTACCCTGGCAACGACTAAAGCAGTTGCTGCTGGGAACTCATGTCGCCAGGAGGACGTCATGGCCACGGCCAACCTGAGCAGGAGGGCCATCGCCGACATGCTGCACTCGTGCAAG CAAGCCGCCTACCACCCCGAGGTCAGCAAGGAAGTGCAGAGCAGGGCCCTGCGCTATGGCAACGAGTGTGCTGTGGGTTACCTGGGCCTGCTGGAGCATGTGCTAGTG GTTGGTGCCTGCCCAGCCATTGCAGTGGATGATGGACAGTGGTCTCAAGGTCTCATTTCAGCCGTAAGTGTCACTTTCATTCCTAAACCAGTAGATGATAATTAA
- the LOC121541397 gene encoding talin-1-like isoform X2, translated as MLQLKNSAKVMMTNVTSLLKTVKAVEDEATKGTRGLEATIEHIKQELAVFSFGDPPLKTSTPEDFIRVTKGITLATTKAVAAGNSCRQEDVMATANLSRRAIADMLHSCKQAAYHPEVSKEVQSRALRYGNECAVGYLGLLEHVLVVGACPAIAVDDGQWSQGLISASCTS; from the exons GTGATGATGACCAATGTGACGTCGCTCCTGAAGACTGTGAAGGCGGTGGAAGACGAGGCCACCAAGGGCACACGGGGGCTGGAGGCCActatcgaacacatcaaacagGAACTGGCT GTGTTCAGCTTTGGTGATCCTCCCCTCAAGACGTCCACTCCCGAGGATTTTATCCGCGTGACCAAAGGCATTACCCTGGCAACGACTAAAGCAGTTGCTGCTGGGAACTCATGTCGCCAGGAGGACGTCATGGCCACGGCCAACCTGAGCAGGAGGGCCATCGCCGACATGCTGCACTCGTGCAAG CAAGCCGCCTACCACCCCGAGGTCAGCAAGGAAGTGCAGAGCAGGGCCCTGCGCTATGGCAACGAGTGTGCTGTGGGTTACCTGGGCCTGCTGGAGCATGTGCTAGTG GTTGGTGCCTGCCCAGCCATTGCAGTGGATGATGGACAGTGGTCTCAAGGTCTCATTTCAGCC